Proteins encoded in a region of the Vicia villosa cultivar HV-30 ecotype Madison, WI linkage group LG5, Vvil1.0, whole genome shotgun sequence genome:
- the LOC131603014 gene encoding uncharacterized protein LOC131603014: protein MDNNTEAFQSFLQVLPPVDFACVYGSSLHPTNHDKTTMIDFILGVSDPKQWHSENLKLNKHHYASWMVHLGGERLITEVADRIGVGVHFNPFVTWNGKMFKYGVARTHDLLQDVQHWEKFYLCGRLQKPVQIVVDNLDISTINSVNLRAALSASLLLLPSEFTEADLYAKVCSLSYMGDVRMLFAEDKNKVKKIVAGQFDLFHSMYKPFLEEYDAKKLLKLSSTVNHKIHVSQDCDLSVACSLVSALPPSIRSQIGMKQGEGMKSSQTGRIIHDSNISSREGAANCLQRILRRKVMVSSARQAISGLLTVGGVKATKYVANKINKAWKSWR from the exons ATGGATAATAATACAGAAGCATTTCAAAGTTTTCTTCAGGTTCTCCCCCCTGTTGATTTTGCATGCGTTTACGGATCATCTCTTCATCCAACCAACCATGACAAG ACAACCATGATTGATTTTATTCTTGGTGTTTCTGACCCCAAACAATGGCATTCTGAG AATCTGAAATTGAACAAGCATCACTATGCATCATGGATGGTGCACCTTGGTGGAGAGAGGCTG ATTACCGAAGTTGCAGATAGAATTGGTGTGGGGGTACATTTCAACCCTTTTGTTACTTGGAATGGAAAG ATGTTCAAGTATGGGGTTGCTCGAACGCATGATTTACTTCAAGATGTGCAGCATTGGGAGAAGTTCTACTTGTGTGGTCGTTTGCAGAAACCA GTTCAAATTGTTGTCGATAATTTGGACATAAGCACTATCAATTCCGTTAACTTGCGAGCTGCGCTGTCAGCTTCTCTTCTCTTGCTTCCATCAGAATTCACAGAG GCAGATCTGTATGCTAAAGTTTGTAGTCTTTCATATATGGGTGATGTGCGCATGTTATTTGCTGAGGATAAAAATAAG GTGAAGAAAATTGTAGCTGGGCAGTTTGATCTATTCCACTCGATGTATAAGCCATTTCTCGAAGAATATGATGCTAAGAAGTTATTGAAACTTTCATCAACTGTCAATCACAAAATACACGTCTCTCAG GATTGTGACTTATCAGTTGCCTGCTCCCTAGTGTCTGCTCTTCCTCCATCAATCAGAAGCCAGATTGGCATGAAGCAAGGAGAGGGAATGAAATCCAGTCAAACGG GTAGAATCATACACGATAGTAATATCAGCTCAAGAGAAGGTGCTGCAAATTGCTTGCAGAGAATTCTGAGGAGAAAGGTTATGGTTTCAAGTGCAAGGCAGGCCATATCTGGCCTACTTACTGTTGGTGGGGTAAAAGCTACCAAGTATGTTGCTAACAAAATTAATAAAGCTTGGAagtcatggagatga
- the LOC131603013 gene encoding transcription factor bHLH91-like produces MSSCSGDKQNMHEQTGCFDPNTMDEGIQNSLKDNNFSQTHPNQVVEGNTNNSLEENFRPSEEGFSYHNHNPQHLDNHLVQEVYQNNSTWDPNVHELQNMDYANHQEHHQLHEQQFQQIVEPQNHNQTYNPSNILDPHYPSPDLLNLLHLPRCSASSFLTNPNQKPPNFHNSMSFLGDLPIGSSDNTSGSSVLYDPLFPLNLPPQPPALRELFQSLPRGYSMPTSSRNGSLFGGGDEMEGDGDMGVLEFNRVAANVGKGRGGKATKHFATEKQRREQLNGKYKILRGLIPNPTKVDRASVVGDAIEYIRELIRTVNELKLLVEKKRHGREMCKTLKAEDAAAESCNIKPFGDPNGSIRTSWLQRKSKDSEVDVRIVDDDVTIKLFQRKKVNCLLYVSKVLDELQLELRHVAGGHVGEYCSFLFNSKVSEGSSVYASAIANKVIDILDTQYAAGVPYTSRL; encoded by the exons ATGAGTTCATGCTCAGGAGACAAGCAAAACATGCATGAACAAACTGGTTGCTTTGATCCCAACACAATGGATGAAGGTATTCAAAATTCTCTTAAAGATAATAACTTTTCCCAAACTCACCCAAATCAAGTGGTTGAAGGTAATACCAATAATAGTCTTGAAGAGAATTTCAGGCCTTCTGAGGAGGGATTCTCTTATCATAATCATAATCCGCAGCACCTTGATAACCATTTGGTGCAAGAGGTGTATCAGAACAACTCAACTTGGGATCCTAATGTTCATGAGTTGCAAAATATGGATTATGCTAATCACCAAGAACATCACCAACTACATGAACAACAGTTTCAACAAATTGTTGAGCCGCAAAACCATAACCAAACCTACAATCCGTCGAATATACTCGACCCTCATTACCCTTCACCTGATCTTTTAAACCTTCTCCATTTACCTAGATGCTCGGCTTCATCTTTTCTCACAAACCCGAATCAAAAACCGCCAAATTTTCATAACTCGATGAGTTTTCTTGGAGATCTTCCGATTGGATCATCGGACAATACAAGTGGATCGTCGGTTTTGTATGATCCTCTATTTCCTTTGAACCTTCCTCCACAGCCACCGGCCCTCAGAGAGTTGTTTCAATCTCTGCCTCGCGGGTATAGCATGCCGACTAGCTCGAGGAATGGTTCTCTTTTCGGTGGAGGAGATGAGATGGAAGGAGATGGAGACATGGGAGTGCTGGAATTCAATAGGGTTGCTGCTAATGTTGGTAAAGGAAGAGGAGGAAAAGCTACAAAACATTTTGCAACAGAGAAACAAAGAAGAGAGCAATTGAATGGGAAGTACAAAATCTTGAGGGGACTCATCCCAAATCCCACTAAG GTTGATAGAGCATCTGTGGTTGGAGATGCTATTGAGTATATAAGAGAGCTGATTAGAACAGTGAATGAGCTGAAACTATtggtggagaagaaaagacatGGAAGGGAAATGTGCAAGACACTTAAAGCTGAAGATGCTGCTGCAGAAAGCTGTAACATAAAGCCTTTTGGTGATCCAAATGGAAGCATAAGGACTTCATGGCTGCAGAGGAAATCCAAAGACAGTGAGGTTGATGTCCGGATTGTCGACGATGATGTTACTATCAAACTGTTTCAGAGGAAGAAAGTTAATTGTTTACTGTATGTCTCCAAGGTTCTGGATGAACTTCAGCTGGAACTTCGCCATGTTGCAGGTGGACATGTAGGTGAATATTGCAGTTTCTTGTTCAACAGCAAG GTAAGTGAAGGTTCATCGGTTTATGCAAGTGCTATAGCCAACAAGGTGATTGATATTCTGGACACCCAATATGCTGCAGGTGTTCCATATACAAGTAGGCTGTAG